The sequence below is a genomic window from Dermacentor andersoni chromosome 6, qqDerAnde1_hic_scaffold, whole genome shotgun sequence.
GGGGGGCTGCGGCGCCTCTGCGAAACTACGAGACCGGGCCTAGGAGCAACGGCAACGGAGATGGGCGAGGTTCTACTACGACGACGACTGCAAATCAGAGGTTCGAGAACGGACGAAGAAGAAACGTCGGCAATGGTGGCTACGGAAACAGTGGCGAGCTACCTTCGTTCGCGGTCGAAACCAGCGGCAGTAGAACCGAAGGAGCCCCCGGGGTTCGCGGAGGAAACAGCAACGACGACGTCAGGGATGTCAGGTACAACTCTTACAACGGCAACGGTAACGGCATCGACAGCGCTGTGCGGTTGGTGAGCGGCCCTGCGCTACGTGACGCCTTCACTGCGACGCTCACGACGACGACCGAAAGGCCCGAAGTTGGCAACGGTCTAATACTATTGAACGGCAACGGTCGGCTCGGTGGACCACAAGAGCCAGCTCGGGACACGTCTACCTCCGGCGGACGTGCAGCGAAATCGAGGCGAAGGCCACCTCTCGCCTACACGCCGGGAAGCATGGAGTACCCGTCAGAGCAGGACGACGAAGGGAGCAGCTCCAGGGAGCAggaggagacgacgacgaacggTTACAGCACGACTACGACCATGGAACCAATCAGGTATTCCTCTGAGGAAGAGACAGCGCCACCGCGAGAAGAAAGTAGGTACTCCGCCGAAGACAGGCTTCACGCGATGATGAGGCCGACGCAGACTGCGACCAGGATGAAGAGGCCGGTGCCCTCTGAGCTAGGAGCCGCTGCAGCCGCGACGCCTTTGATCAACGGCAGAGCTCCTACGACAGTGAATGGACAACGAAGCGTCAACAACGGCAGGAAGCGCGGTGGAGGAGGGTACGCCGCGCCCGAACCACTGGCCGCGCTTCCTCCGGCGTCTTCGCTCGTCCTCCTGGCTCAAGACCCAACGCCTACTCTGGACCAGAAGGCCGCGGCCACGGCGACGACGGGTGCAGACCAGAGGGCGGCGGCTACGACTGGTGGCGGCGGGAGACCCAGGACGCTCTTCCATCAGCAGGTGAGACAAAGTAACATCAAATGAGAAGAATACGCAATTATAATTTCTGCTAATTTATAAAATCTCTTCGTTAACATAATGAGCTTAACATTCTAACACGCTTTCagataataaataaaacaacCTGGAATAAAGATAAAATACATAGCTGCAATTTCGATGTATACGCAATTAGAGTCAGACACAAACTCCGTACCGCACTCGTAGCGTACTTGACCGGCTCTTCTTTCAGAGTAGAGACGGCATCAAGCGTGGCAAGACCTGACTCAGCTTCGTGTAGAGCTAGAGTGATGAAAGCTTTCGCGCTCACCTTAGAAACTCTCTTAATGCCCGAAAAGCCTCAGGAGACCCATCATCCCACTGTGTAACACAACTGTTGCAGTGGCATAAGTTCTTTTGACCAAAACTGTAAATAcgctgtgtatttttttttttcacgacgaACACCGAATACACTCTGCTCCAAACACATGCGCAGCTCGTAAATAAATCCGTGCATTTCTTTGGCAGCTCAAGAACTCTTGATGCGATATCGTATTCTGGAATGGGATGATATCATTAATGGAAGGGGCGATATCATTACATCATACATTTCGCAGTCCTGTGTAGAAAAGTGGATCTCATTTCACAACGCATTTCTCTTGTAAGATCATATTAGTCCATATGTTGTACCTCTGTTACTCCAAAAAACGGTCGGCACGGCCATTCTCATAAGCGTCCTTATTTTTAAAATCTTCTAGAAACGAATTCTCCAAATACCCCTGTGACTATCTCTGTTGCTTTTCGTTCGTCTATGATCATCGTGCCCTTACCGAATGAAAGCAGCTATCGATCTTATTTTGGCACATACATGTACTTTCATTCAGACACGATTACAGCTTGCAAGTGTTTTCTTTAACAAAATAGACAATCTGCTGACTTCTCATGTTCACAAGGTATATGCTATACAGTTAAGCGTTGCATTTCCGCGTCAATTAAGTAGTGAACAGCAGAAGCAGGAAGCGAGCGGGGGCTTCCAATCTTTGCACTTAATTCCCCGGGTAACCCTATACTACCAACTGTTTTTTCCACGATACAACCCGCAATATTCTCTTATAATCACCGTTGTCGCGACTCACGACCGTTGTCTGTTGCTAACCTCGGGGTAAGTCTTGTCAGCGgcagtggctgcagtggacgTAGTTTGGTGAAGGTCGCCTTTAAAGTAATTCGTGTGCACATTTTGACTGGCAAAGTGAATCGATGACTACGGCAGAATTGGAAATGCTTTTTGCACAGACGGACGAATTTGCCCACTGAAAGAATTTATTAAGGCATAATGTGCGCACTTCTCCAAAATCGTAAAGGTCAAGGTAAACAAAGATGGTTCTTCATCTTTCGTGTTTCTGGCGCGGAGGCTGGTACCAGATCCACGTTGAGAGCCTATTTTTCTTCTCTTCAGAACACCACTCACATTTGAATGCGCATTGGCTTCCTGTAACTGAATAGGAGATGAATAAGTGAACGCAAGTCTGCGGCAGCAGAACTTCTACAACTGGGCCCTAGCACGTTTACGCAGCATTAGTGCACGCCGTAAAGTTGGCCTGTGGTCGAGTTCCAGCGAGCAGTTCTTTCCTGTTGATACGGACATGCCAGAATGCACTATTTTCGAAAAAGCTCACCAAGTGTTCGTGTACACTTGGTACcgcactgcttttctgttactCGTGTAATGTTCCAAAATTTTACACGATAATGTACACGGCTTGGTGTCGCTAACATGCCATTAAGGTATCGATTAAGGGTGGAAACACACTATGGCCTAGTGATCATGTACTGTAAGTCCTGCTTAATGCACCACATCACGTGTTCCGAGACATGCAGTCCCGAAGATCTCCGGATTGGTTCGCACACAGCTGTGGCAGCTATAACTATAAATGGCTGACTATCAGTCACGTTTAGTTCACACTTTGGTTCTCAAAGCTGTTCTCAAAATATATATGTTCGAGTGCCTAATCTCATGATACTGTTGCCGTGGTTTGGAACGAAGTAAGATGCAAGGATACGGCTTGTTACAGCGGCAAACTGATGAACGTTGACGACTAGAGGCACGCTGTTCATCGTCTACTCTGAGACGCTATACGCTTGGACGGTCAAGCGCTGCGTTCTTTGCATTGCGGCGTGCGGTCTTGCGTCGAAACGCAATCGTCCGtgcggcttgtcgtcaccgcggACAACGTCTCGCTTCGGTGTTTGTGTATTCGTGGAAGGAATAAACTCTCTGTCTTTCACAAGACCCAGTGTACACAGTGTAGTGAGACGCTTACGGAAACAACGCACTGTTGAACCTCTATAGGCAGGTGTTTCTTAGAAGTGCAGCTTTCTTTCCGCAAACGGTCTTCGGCATTGTGCTAAGTACCAGGAAAATCCGGCCATTCGGTCAAATCAGTGTTTTCTTCCGGTTCATTATCTTTCGCGAGCCGTAGCCCTTATTATAAGATGTAGAATAGCATAAACATCACTCATTTTGGTGCCTGTCGCCGAAGCTCTTCTATGTTATCAGTTGCCAAATATACTATTTTCCTTTCCTGGCAATCGACAGGCACCTCGCACCTTGAAGTGGTGAgcttttcattaatttatttgtTACGGTATTGAAGAGGTTGACAAGAAATTTATCGTCGGCGCTTCAACAACGTTAAAAATTTTGCACGAATGAATAGCTGGCATGACAGAGCCGAGTAACAGCCATCAGACGTCCCTGTCTTTTAATAGCGAAGTTGTATatatggctagtttccagcgGATCGATGTCCGTAGGCCACAAACGGTGAggcgatcccgaaggtagtgcaataccggaccgactcgcagcggaggtgaagcaggcttcaagcactccgccagcttgcaaaaataagtttaatatctcgGGTCCAAATAacacaacccgtatcagatattgaGAATTAGAATACTAGAATTTGACCCCCGTctgccatgtctacgttcgcactgccctctctttgtcggcgttccaagcgcttgcatatctgctttcctttccttccattctcccgtggtggcggtcccgccGCACGCGCGCATGTATATAAAAATCATGGTAAATGAGTCCGTACCTATGttcaaagttctgtgtcacttctgtgtcgtatgctaaacagcttcgctggtcaaccaccttcgcagagtggaatggctcatttattttgtttttatgttGTTGTCCCTTTGGCCGTAAATAACTGTCAGCACGCGACATACGATAAATGCTCCGCTCGCGATTTCACTGTACCGCACACTTTCGAAAACTGCAGTGGTGTACGCGACACATCTGTCCATTTGCTCatctttttctgttacttctgTTGATAATACTTTTATTCTGTCCTTTTTCTGCCTTCTTTATCTTAGAATTCACGTGCTCACTTTGTGCATTTACGCCCTCTCGGTCTGAGTCAAAAGATTTAAAATGATTAGGAGACAGTGCAATATCAAAGACTTCATTTACCCAATATTCGGTACACGCAAATAAGTGAACATAGGTTATCGAAACAGGACTCGTTTTATCTTTTGATTGATTTCTTCACACGTACACGGTGGCCAGTTTAATTGTAATATCTATGCAACCGACAGATTTACGCAGTTTACAGGCCTTCTCGTGCCATTAACTTATTGTCTGCTTGTCCGAACCGACGATTACGTGCACGCATTCTCTAACACTGGACAGAAATACTGAGCGTATGCTTGGGCGAATCGGTTGTGCGTATCTGGAAGGTCAACAGCGCATAACAGACGAGAAAGAGTTCTACCACAGCTCGGCAGTTGTGATGTCGCTCTCTCTTGTCCTTGCGCATTATGCGCCATTTCCTTTCCCTATATGCGTTCTCAGAATAGACGGTTTGATTTTAGTCCAGCGCCATTTGACGTGACATTGATTGCAGTCGCTCTCCTTCCTCTGGAAACGCAGGGATTCCAGGGACCGTACTCGTACCGCTTCGGCTTCGACACGGCCGACCCTTACAACCCGCAAACTCGCTACGAGGAGAAGGACGCCGACGGTCGCGTCCGAGGGTCCTACAGTTACCTGGACCCCAAGGGCCGCCTACAAGTGGTGCGCTATGAAGCAGACCCAAAGGGAGGCTTCAGGGTCAAAGGGAGCTTCGGACAGTTCCCAGGGGACAAGAAACCCTAGTCTTCTACTGCCGTCTGCGATACATAGATACATCGGTGCATTCTCAAATTAGCCACGCTGGTATACGGGAGTGCCGTGTTTGGCGACTTCCCTGAGAAGATCTAGCACGGCATGAAACGATGTGCCATCAGCTGCTCGAGCTAAGATGAGCCCTTCTTTTTGGAACTCTTTCAGTCCTGTATCACAAGACTGGTAAGGGCTGCATTCTTCGTTCTTTTGGTCGTGCCACTGGCTTCCGAGAGCCGGGAAGCTGTTTGTACGGTGCACAGTGCTCTATACCGGTACTGTCAGCATAACTTATTGCGAAGAACAAGGGAAGAGAACACAATGTAACCGTGTGGCCAATTCCCCTCCGAGGATGTATGAGGTTTTCTTGAAGACACTGCAATGTTGTGCAGTAGCTATCCCAGGTTTATGACCAAAAGCGAACATGCAAGGGGAGAGGGCATGGCGAACCATATATGTTTCCTATCAGGGACTTCTTGTTTCTGCTGCACATATCATCGTAGTAAGTCATGCTGACAAAATTGTGTTATTGTGTTTTGCAAGCAACACTGCACTAAACACAACTACTATACATTGGCACCTTTGCTTTGTGTCAGGATTTGAGTGATTTGAGTCAGAACAAAAGAAATTGTTATTTTGGTTTTCTGCGTATCCGAAATCGAAAGTGAAAACAGGTCAAATCGCTTCGTCCCTTTCACATTATACGCCCGCTAATAACACTGCATTTACATCCAGTTTATGCGAGTAGGATTCGCTTTCGCTTATGCTGGGCACATATGCTCAGGTGGTCAACAGTCGGGCAGGTCTAACTTCTCAAAGAGTCAACAGCATTTTTATTGCTGTTCAAGGCTCACCACGAGCAAATATAATATCCGAATCAATGCTAGCACTGCTTCTTGCATCTCGTGATTCATTTTTACCCTTGGTGACCACAAACTCGGCAGCATGTTTTGCGCATCCCTGAGCcaaactttctgcgtggccgcATAATCGACCGTCTGTCGCTGTGAAGTAGTTGGGACCAAAGGTCGGCGCGCAGTTTGTCAACAGGGCCAGTCTTCACGTATAATGACTCCAGAGTTTAAGTTTTGCTCTTTAGAGAGGATCAAAGATCGTGTTGCAATTGTTTTGAGACAAGCGTGAATCCGAGATGCCGAAATCATGTGCGCATTGCACATATTCAAGTCACAACACAAATTGGTAATGGTCAGTTCCAATTTTCTTACGGCGCATCACATTTGCTTGCCCTTTATTCGTCGCTGCCGCACATGGGGGCGCAAATCCGAGCAACGTGCTTGCGAACCTGGAAAAGCTTTATTTACATCATATATATGCCGGGTGTGAACATATTCTTAAGTGATAGCAGGCGGCCCGCAAGCAAGCATGGTTTATTCCATTGCAaatcaaacaaaataaaagggaAGAAGCGCTAGTATGAGGTATACCGTTCAACCATACAGTGCCATGCACAAAGTGATGCGCGACGGAAGAACTAGCCCAACCTAAAGACAACCTGTGCTTGACTTGCATTTTTCGCTGGCAGTACAGATATTTTTCCCGTTGGGCAGTTTTTACAGACGAGATCTAGCGCTTGCTCCAGAAAATTTTTATAAATGATGAACAATTGCAAGCATGGAACTCCCCGAGTGCAGATAGTTTCGTTGGATTGCAAGGAATTGCATCGATAACTTGCCTATCCGAAGTTTATACTACGACTGCGAAACACGTCTACGAGTCATCGTAAAGTTGacatttacatatttacaagCAGAGTTTAATAGGAACTGTTCAATCATATAAGCAATTTTCAAGGAAGATAAGCTGCAACAATATAGGTGATGCAGCGCATGTGCCACGAGACTTGCATGTGTGATCGAGGAGTTCCTATCAAGCTCTGCTTGTAGACATCAAATCCACGACGTCCTGTAGACGTATTTTAAAGGAGATAAAAAGCAACGCCTGaggcataaagaaaaaaaaacgaggtaaAGTAAGCTGCCGTAGGAAATCCAGGCTAGTGTTCCAGGTTAGACCGTGGCTATGTCACGAACTCCCAGACACGGGAACACCTGAAACCGTGCGGCATGCTATTCCAAGCCAATGTGAAAGGCAAGTCAGTCAGCGCCAGGGAAACGTTACCGCAAGTTTAATATCATCACCCACAGTTCATCTTTTACGTTATACTACTCTTCACCACACCTCATTCACTCTCATCCCAGGTGTAAGGTGGAGGCCATCGCGATTTCGGTCACGAATCATGGTCGGCATCATTGTGAGACTTATCTGAGTACTGATATGTATCTGCAAGCACTTACGCCCACTATATAGAGGAAGTTTTTACTGATAGATATATAGAACGCAGAATATTTATGTATTCGACTGTCTGATCAAATCAGGCAAAAATATGTGCTAGTAGGCAACCATAAGTGAGCTGATTATGGAGCAAATGTGTGTACTTGCTAGAAGGAAACAAGAGATAACACATGGCCTCTTTTGGGCAAGGAAACCACAGTGGCCTTATGAGTAGCTCCGATAGGCCATGAGGCTCGCTAGCGATAAGAGCGAATCAGACCACTGTAGCACGGATTATTCTCACTACGAAAACCATACTTTCGAGCTTTATATTTTCGTtaggaaagaaaagcaagcacatgaaaaaagaaaatgaagagaaaaaagtcgCGCACACGTCGCACGACCGCTTCGGTCGCGATCGAGTGTGAACCAGTTTGTCGCACGTTAGACTTACTCCCTTCTATTCTCCTTGCCACGAGCTTTACGAGTATTCGAGCTCGTTTTAGGGCGCCTTTGGGCTCCGGTTACCCAGCTTCATTCACGTCAACGTGTCGGTGTCTGTACTATGTGTATGTCCTTGTGGGTTCGATATTCAGCTACATTGTGATAGGCTGAGAAAGAACCAATGTAACTGTACGTAGACTTAATTTGCAAACGAGGTAGTCTGCTATGTTTGCAACATGTAATGTGGTGAATTATACATTATTACCTGTAACGAAATGTAACCTACTACGCGATACATACCGTCATATATATCGAGGTCCGCTTGATGAGTCAGTAAGAAAAACTGTGTTGCTGTGTTGTCTCCAAGTAAAATGTTAGTTTCGGCTGATTGGTGTTCAAACATGCTGAAACATTCATAGCAAGGAGTTGGAGAAAACGAAGACCAGAAAAAAACGAGGGAGAAAAGTGCACGCGCAGCACTGCTGTTATGCTACCATTtaatttcgtgttttttttttctctttatttccacTCGACGAGGTTTTTTTATACCTTTCCTCAGTTTGTTTTGATGTTGTTAATGCCTGATCATGTTGTTTTAAGTTGGCTTCCTCGTTGTATATGTATTTTTTATGCTTTGGGATTCGCACTACAATGCAACATGTGCGAATGCGAAAGCAAGCAAACATATAGTGCGAACGACGCTTTTATCTTCGTTCATGTCTCTGTGCAAACGTTGTGACACATACGGTCTACACGTTCcatctttctcttgatttcatcATTGCTTGCGTTTTTACTAGTGCTTCACATCTATCGACGTGCTCATACGCCTAGCAAAACACTCGTCATTCATTCTTTGTACGCGTATACGTGGTGCGTTCTCTCCCGCAATCCAGATTTGTGAAATGTCTTCAGAAGTTTCCCGTTTACGCTGCCGGTGGAATTAGCTGGTTGCGATGACTGGTTGCGAGTAAGGACTGATCATCAGAACAAGGTTTTTCTATTGTACACTAGCTCGTGACTCATTAAACGATAACTGGCTTTGATGTTGTCCTTGTAGTACGCACATTTTTGCCCGCACTGTTTGGACGCAGCATGTTGAATAAATGCGCGTGTTTCTGTGCCACGGAGTCGTGTCTTTGTCTCTTCAGTTCTGCCTTGAACGACGTCGTAAGGGTCGTTATTGACAATAAACACAGTGGGGGCGTGGCGGTCTGCAGCGATACTGTCATCCGCGAACCAAAGCCATAGAAATGACTTTAGAAGTTCAAGAGGTTGCTTTAAAATTAATGGTTTACAAAACACGGCCACCAAGTAGACCTGACATTCTGACGTGAGAATTTGCGAAGCAGGGCAAAATAAGTTAGGGCTACCTTTATAAGTGTGCGCGCGCGCAATACGGCAGCAGCCCCAGAAAGTCACTTGCGAGCATACCCACGCTCTCAATATTCGTGACATTAGACTCAACATACATAACGAAACGTTCACGTACGTCATCTCTTCGCAGCGGTGCTTTCAGCCAGCGCTCACGATCGGCAGGGGTAGGAACGCAAAACGAAGGTGGAACACGTCGTAGAAATAATTTAGAAACAGTacatgctatcatcatcatcaccatcgtcgtcgtcgtcgtcgtcgtcatcatatcCTTATGTCCACTGCCTTTTAAGTAAGTGCTATGTAGGTAAGCAATTTGTTATAAGCTCAGTAAAGGTGGTAGGGAGTGTAAAAGCATAGTCACCGAATAAAGGAGGTTCTGAGTACTATGCCAATTATCTTACGATGACGATGAAAGATAATTGGAAGGTGGCTTCTATTTAAAAATCTCGAATGAAGTAAGCaacttttttttactgctttattAGAAGAAAAGTACTGTTAGTACTTGGAACCGAGAAAAACAAGCGCGgtataattaaaaataaaattacaGAGATTGATCTGCGATAGGTTTTAAGCCTGTTTTAACCCCATTTCGTTGCCTCGTGGTGGGATTGCGCTGGACTTCGCGACAAGCACCGAACAAAGACGATTATTTCCTTCGAGAGGATACAATCGTCTTAAAAAGCCGCAGACTCTTAAAGCTTTAAGAGACACTCAGGTCACTAGAGATTCGCGCAGGGCCGCCATTCTCAGCCCTCTATCCCCTTTCGCCAAACGGGGTTTCGGCAATCCTCTCAAATGAATTATTCGGACCTTGACGCCACATCTCATTTCACGAAGAATGAAACACGGAAGACACGCACTTCGAGAAAAAGGGAAGAACTTATTGTCGTGCAAAAGAAACGCGCTATTAAAGGGAAAGGGCGGCCAGAGAAACCGGAAAGGCGCTGTGGGACCGAAAGAAGCAAGAAAAGCAACGCCTGCTTGCCGGAAGGAGTAACAGCTCGTTCGAAACAACGGATAGAAAGGTCAAGAGATGCGCCAGCGTTCGCCCACACAAACAAACGACACTGCCGCGGCAGCGCGAAGTTCAGGCaactcctttcttttcttctctctctctctctctcgccgcgCGCCTACACGAGCGTCATCGTAGTCTGGCATGATGgtctggcggcggcggcgtcccGAAGACGAACCGTTCAATGATCCCGCGCAGGCGCACTGCTGGTCGAACTGCAGCAGCGGGAGCGCCGCTCGCCGCTCCTGCTTCCAACGGCCGCACTGTCGCGTTGCCGCGATGCAAGCCGTCCTGATCTGCTCCCTGCCGAACCTGGCTGGCCCCGCCCACAGGACTAGGACGCCCGGAACATCGAGAGTCGACGACCAAGGCGGCCGCAAGATCAGCTGGCCCCTCGTAGCCAGCGTTCGCAAACAGCTGCTTTCCCGACGAGTGGCGCCCAAGAGCAGCGACGCCGGACCCCCGCCGACCCCGGTGACGAAGGAGCCGAGCTTCGCGCAGAAACTACGTCACTGACCGTTTCATGCAGATCATcaaggcagcggcagcagcagaggCAAAAGCATCGGCGAACGCAATCGGCGCGTCCTGCCAGAGTGGCGCCAAATCGTGGGGCATCCGGCTAAGGTAAGGGAGCCATTCTTTCCGAAGCTGTGTCGAATGAGAGAGTGAaatcttgaaaaagaaaatgcgcgtGCTCCCAGTCTGCGATGTCGATGGCTTACTCATTAGTCGTACTGACGGTTTTTCTCCGAGAGTGTGCTCATAGGGACTTCTGTGCAGCTATATGCTAGGCCAGAAATACGCTATACACACACAAAACACTGTAAACCAGGAAGTGTTCATACCGGAGATTACAACAAGACTGAATGAACTGTACTACATTGGCTTCACTATTTCATTCGTCATAAGAGAGTTATGCCCCCTCCCCCCTAACCTAAAGAAAATTCATCTTTCGTTCGTGTGAAATATTCCCGTTCTCTTTACCATTTCGAATACATATCTTCGAAGCGGAATTACCCGCCGTCCTCATTTTTTCCCTAGCTTGGACAATTTCATCCCAACGTAATGCGGCATACCGTTCTTGAGCTAGAGGCGGCTTTTCTTTTAGCTTCACTGGCCGTTCTGCTGTAGCCTTAAAATGTCTAACCATTGAAAAACGGAATAATGACGGGCTTTATATTGAACCGTAATATCGCCAAATATTCCGTCCGTGCGTGAGAATTTCGATGAGGCTACTGGAGCGCTACTGGAGCTACAGCGCTACTGGAGTACGCTGCCGAGCGGTCGGTGGGTCTGCGGGTCGGTTCGTGAAGCATCGATTGATTTCGCCCGGAGAAAAAGATGAGGCTGCAGCCCGACGACCCAACGAACGCAGTGTTGTGCGGGAAGTCGCGACGGGGACTTCGTGGCGTGTGAAGGTATTCGCGCGGTGGTCTCTTCCTTCATGAGCGGCGCAGTTTGAATTTCTTTCGGTTCTTTCGGTGGAAGACCGACCGTCCCCGTTTCCGtttgttatttttcttaatttcatttcatCTTTATTGGTggggaacgggggggggggggggggggaggggtagggATGATTACTCGCGAGACATATGGGTAATAAAAGAAAATTGAGTAAAATTATGCAGATCGAACACGCGCAttcgaatctatgtgaagcaaagcttccGTGAAGCGCTTAGTCGTATGCTATAAGTTTGTCCATTTAATTCCTGTGTCTTTGACGAAAGGGAAAAACTGGCGCGCAGGCGTGTCCTATCGCGCATCCGTGCTAAGCAACGTAAAGCACGCGGCGATCATAGTCGAATAGCTAGTTGACGTTGGCACAATATAAGCATGCCCGTGATTGTGGCCCAACGGTTAGAGCATATAGGGTTGCTGTGGTTGGGTATAGAGAAATTCGATCCCACCATCGAGCACgtaattcattttcttttctttttttaagtgtcaCCTATTCGGGACGACAGCATCAGCACCCAACATCACCGAGCAGCCGTGGTCAGGAAAGTCTGCGAGAGTTCGAAAAGGATCGCCTTAAAAAGCTTGCAACTCTTGCATCGTGCAACAACTGCAGCAATGTCTCTGCAAACTTTACTGCCCGTCACCCAGCGGGCGCAGTTTGCATGTTACGTCTGTAGCTTCGGTGCAGCCTTTCTTGAAACCTCAAGTCGGACCATCCGCGTTCCGGGGCACAGTAAAAGCGAGTGTAGAGCACCCGTCGTTGCCACAGGAGCCGAGCTCTTTGGAACACGTTTCTTTGGTGTTTCGTGTGCAAAATAACGCGGTTACTGTGACGTTGCAGGTAAACGCAATGCTTCACTTGCTGCTCGGACTATCCACGTATctattctatttttattttttttgtaataGCATTCTACGGTTCAAAATATGTAAGCCTTCTCCAACATCAGGGACAAGCGATTCAATAAATTATAAGTCAGAATGACACCAAGTTGGCTAGCTACAGCATTTAGTCAGTAAAAACGGGCGGAGATGTAAAACGCGTTTACTTGACCGAGCGTTGGTATCTTGAtaagttttgtttgtttgtcactATTTAACACCTGGCGACAAATGGGAAGATAATCTCACATCTTGGCTTCACTTGTAGAGCACATCATCTAAGTTTTTCCAGAGATACTGCTCAGTACCATGCCTCTGGGAGATATCAACTTTTCCGAATAGTTTGGTTTGGCGACGCTGACATTAAGGAAAAAGAACTAGAGATGCTTGCCTGGCTGAGAGCCTTGGACGCTACTCCAGATGTTAGATGAGAAATATTATATGTGCATAATGAACACAAAGGTGACATTAATACCTGTcgacacgcacacgcatacacactaAAGTTGTTCACTGAGTCTCCATTAAGTCCTCTGGTTTTCAAGAATAGTAGGAGCACTTTCACTGAGCAAGAAGGTGTGCTTTGTTGATGCGTTTTGTTGGTTTCGTTGACTATCCGTGCACTGGATATGTATGTCGTCTGACCTTAGTATAACATTAAGCAATCCGTGGCTCTCGTTTCAAAACAAGGTCGTTCTTAACACACTGACGTTCCGGTCGAAAGCAAGTCCCGTAGAACTTGTGTGTGCACTAGTGCAAGTTACAATCATGTTCACGTGCCCTGCTCTGAAGACACAACATGAACCGAAGAGATGTATAACACATGCGTGGGGTTCTGCGCGTCACATAGCTATTCGTCTGGAAAAATTGTTTTCTACAAAGAGAAGAACCTCTCGCTCACTTGACAACGAATATTGA
It includes:
- the LOC126522763 gene encoding uncharacterized protein, encoding MCRQVSWTLWALLAAMLLLQPDACAGSRHSESILRAMTAAAKPTKDYSFSMDDVYASPATMEKYMNSYSFPGPVDYVSAATMPSDGGAFEFYPTLTSGSVFDNFAFSPTIKLDELAAYQEPTGHVAKHSSRNKGKKVWRLKEDDVDEFGDEGTRHATIKNGGKREEWRRPDAKRNSEESRSVEEEGAAAVAGRRRRPNGSSGSYFRGVPEQDEDSSEEEGGGDTPREDERAETSPTTSLSDRDEIAYSRSNSRRPFVRVKNSGALTSEEASSSEEGRRGAAAPLRNYETGPRSNGNGDGRGSTTTTTANQRFENGRRRNVGNGGYGNSGELPSFAVETSGSRTEGAPGVRGGNSNDDVRDVRYNSYNGNGNGIDSAVRLVSGPALRDAFTATLTTTTERPEVGNGLILLNGNGRLGGPQEPARDTSTSGGRAAKSRRRPPLAYTPGSMEYPSEQDDEGSSSREQEETTTNGYSTTTTMEPIRYSSEEETAPPREESRYSAEDRLHAMMRPTQTATRMKRPVPSELGAAAAATPLINGRAPTTVNGQRSVNNGRKRGGGGYAAPEPLAALPPASSLVLLAQDPTPTLDQKAAATATTGADQRAAATTGGGGRPRTLFHQQGFQGPYSYRFGFDTADPYNPQTRYEEKDADGRVRGSYSYLDPKGRLQVVRYEADPKGGFRVKGSFGQFPGDKKP